One window of Cervus canadensis isolate Bull #8, Minnesota chromosome 19, ASM1932006v1, whole genome shotgun sequence genomic DNA carries:
- the SMIM20 gene encoding small integral membrane protein 20 isoform X1, which yields MSRNLRTALIFGGFISLIGAAFYPIYFRPLMRLEEYKKEQAINRAGIVQEDVQPPGLKVWSDPFGRK from the exons ATGTCCCGGAACCTGCGCACTGCTCTCATTTTCGGTGGCTTCATCTCCCTGATCGGCGCCGCCTTCTACCCCATCTACTTCCGGCCCTTAATGCGGCTGGAGGAGTACA AGAAGGAACAAGCCATTAATCGAGCTGGTATTGTTCAAGAAGACGTGCAGCCACCAG GGTTGAAAGTGTGGTCGGATCCATTTGGCCGGAAATGA
- the SMIM20 gene encoding small integral membrane protein 20 isoform X2, translated as MSRNLRTALIFGGFISLIGAAFYPIYFRPLMRLEEYKKEQAINRAGIVQEDVQPPGKLKNQDKNLM; from the exons ATGTCCCGGAACCTGCGCACTGCTCTCATTTTCGGTGGCTTCATCTCCCTGATCGGCGCCGCCTTCTACCCCATCTACTTCCGGCCCTTAATGCGGCTGGAGGAGTACA AGAAGGAACAAGCCATTAATCGAGCTGGTATTGTTCAAGAAGACGTGCAGCCACCAGGTAAACTTAAAAATCAAGACAAAAATCTCATGTGA